Proteins from a single region of Mytilus trossulus isolate FHL-02 chromosome 2, PNRI_Mtr1.1.1.hap1, whole genome shotgun sequence:
- the LOC134707693 gene encoding uncharacterized protein LOC134707693, giving the protein MIRYRRYTIKLYSLVIFLVLGFLFAGHLYTHDKLKRADILSSIFQNVVTGFSFITRLPRGELYLYSAVANPDERWGNFTSITINLWDGSQNKNFDCCIFNKKTMDNFVTKEAFIKNDFGYSPFTARQYQCQIPQCIMNATHVGMVEHGTPCSAFMKTIPVFYPSREKGKLALCAKIAYGTLSPQRLIEWFEYHRLMGVDKVLTMVQYLNEDAYKVLLYYQKLQFGDIDEFPLPLPGKVIGFPDRGFEEYRFTLPQCSHDKQVGVYSCQEKLQGYDYVGVVDFDEYIVHDNLKSYKDILNNELMPKYPNAAGFTFNVSFFILDWGETGSGDLYLTKYVQRTEPRVECFKNIYIPNRVSDVTTHTFTAKSRYKRYLLSEHNTVIHHYRECPKVAQWKNCMTDPRTTDLKMEKIRTEMTKRVKAVQKHLGIYN; this is encoded by the exons ATGATCCGATATCGTCGATATACAATTAAGCTTTACAGTCTAGTAATATTCCTTGTCCTTGGATTTTTATTTGCTGGTCATCTCTACACACATGACAAACTGAAACGGGCAGACATTTTAAGTTCCATCTTTCAG AATGTCGTCACAGGATTTTCTTTTATAACAAGATTACCACGTGGTGAACTTTATTTATACTCTGCAGTAGCCAATCCAGATGAAAGATGGGGAAATTTTACAAGTATTACAATAAACTTATGGGACGGATCTCAGAATAAGAATTTTGATTGTTGTATTTTCAACAAGAAAACAATGGATAATTTTGTAACGAAAGAAGCTTTCATTAAAAACGATTTTGGATATTCTCCTTTCACTGCACGTCAGTACCAGTGCCAGATTCCCCAATGCATTATGAATGCAACACATGTTGGAATGGTCGAACATGGTACACCGTGTTCTGCATTTATGAAAACAATACCGGTGTTTTATCCGAGCCGGGAAAAGGGAAAACTAGCTCTTTGTGCTAAGATTGCTTACGGAACTTTGTCACCACAACGACTTATTGAATGGTTTGAATATCATCGATTGATGGGGGTCGATAAAGTTCTTACTATGGTCCAATATCTTAACGAAGATGCATACAAGGTGCTTTTGTATTATCAAAAACTTCAATTTGGAGATATTGACGAGTTTCCATTGCCACTGCCAGGCAAAGTAATCG GTTTTCCAGACAGAGGTTTTGAGGAATACCGCTTCACACTGCCTCAATGTTCACACGACAAACAAGTTGGTGTTTACAGCTGTCAAGAAAAGTTACAGGGATACGATTATGTTGGTGTGGTAGACTTCGATGAGTACATAGTCCATGATAATTTAAAGagttataaagatattttaaat aatgaacTGATGCCAAAATACCCGAATGCAGCTGGGTTTACATTTAATGTCTCTTTCTTTATTCTGGATTGGGGAGAAACCGGAAGTGGCGATTTATATCTTACTAAATACGTACAGAGAACAGAGCCTCGagtagaatgttttaaaaatatttacattccCAATAGGGTATCTGATGTAACAACACACACATTTACAGCTAAATCTCGATACAAAAG GTATCTACTCTCAGAACACAACACGGTGATACATCACTACCGAGAGTGTCCAAAAGTTGCTCAATGGAAGAATTGTATGACAGATCCAAGAACTACAGATCTTAAGATGGAAAAAATTAGAACTGAAATGACTAAACGAGTAAAAGCTGTACAAAAACATCTAGGAATTTATAATTAA